In Solenopsis invicta isolate M01_SB chromosome 1, UNIL_Sinv_3.0, whole genome shotgun sequence, one genomic interval encodes:
- the LOC105205054 gene encoding transmembrane protein 70 homolog, mitochondrial: MTFMLRAYAFGQKRLLLKDFNDLKFGLTCITRSDYNFERYSSAQNVKFLRNVNSVFQKNVERTEIYYGPLTRQIKILKLFSLLTSCGGLMIQPVVYSKAVENDNIGVVLGIFACIGFFALTTPLLIHMITKKYVTHLYYDAKEDMYIANTYSLFARTKELTFTPKDVVVPDVTGMFTNCVIKNIPLFLEQSFFYDSSHYIRIMGYDKPVDFKLNNNPNQTVTTDCKKDKK, from the exons atgacaTTTATGTTACGAGCGTATGCATTTGGTCAAAAAAGACTTCTCTTGAAAGATTTTAATGATTTGAAATTCGGTTTAACTTGTATTACACGTAGCGATTACAATTTTGAG AGATATTCTTCAGCACAGAATGTAAAGTTTCTTCGCAATGTGAATTCTgtctttcaaaaaaatgtagaaagaaCTGAAATTTATTATGGACCTTTAACAAGACAAATTAAGATTCTcaaacttttttcattattaaccTCCTGTGGTGGTTTAATGATTCAACCGGTTGTTTACTCGAAAGCTGTGGAAAATGATAATATAGGAGTTGTTTTAGGAATATTTGCATGTATCGGATTTTTCGCTTTAACCACTCCTTTATTAATACATATGATAACCAAAAAGTATGTAACACATCTATATTATGATGCAAAAGAAGATATGTACATTGCAAACACTTATAGTTTGTTTGCGCGAACAAAAgag CTCACATTTACACCAAAGGATGTAGTAGTACCAGATGTAACTGGAATGTTTACAAATTGTGTTATAAagaatatccctttatttttaGAACAAAGCTTTTTCTATGACTCTAGTCATTATATTCGTATAATGGGATATGATAAACCAGTagactttaaattaaataataatcctAATCAAACAGTCACAACAGATtgtaaaaaggataaaaaataa
- the LOC105205055 gene encoding neural Wiskott-Aldrich syndrome protein, which translates to MKSGNTDKHRGTILLKPEENEQIFQLIGNRCQCLAAGVIQLYLTDAPLHKDWIKKNTGIITLIRDNPRRSFFLRLYCLQKKIMLWEHEIYNSMDYKAPMSYFHTFEAEDCMAAFNFASETEAITLRNILLGKLNAKRQRRQERKAKEMQGSSTLPWKNQSSISPFTVTSGSSGNLSNGVPAATVGVNRSASSSSMYKTKKKKSELDLKRKLTKDDISLPSNFRHVAHLGWDVNSKGLELDSVDSELQQFFNNAGVSEYELQDKGTRKFIYDFIERNGGMSAVQEDIRPLANTKNSNQPPVLPQRQEYPPPVPARTIPHQTRTAPPLPPNRFNTSALPSVASSLPPSASLNTSPNVVSSSHRTLPSRPPPPTITSAPALPPPPPPPPLPALSKISMNIPTPPPPPPLPDLSSTNNTTMNTNVTNNNNEELITDLRPMLMESIRSGTTLKKVDKAEIKPALVEDSRGELLRQIREGIELKPVRNEAKPNIVPAPRGGLADALSRALAERSRAIHSESEETTSDTSDDDEWDD; encoded by the exons ATGAAGTCGGGCAATACGGATAAGCATAGAGGCACGATACTCCTAAAACCGGAGGAAAATGAACAAATCTTCCAGCTGATAGGGAATCGATGCCAA TGTTTAGCAGCTGgtgttatacaattatatttaactgaTGCTCCTTTACATAAagattggattaaaaaaaatacaggtaTTATTACCCTGATAAGAGATAATCCAAGACGTAGTTTCTTTTTGCGATTATATTGCTTGCAAAAGAAGATAATGTTATGGGaacatgaaatttataattcaatgGATTATAAAGCGCCAATGTCatattttcatacatttgaAGCAGAGGATTGCATGGctgcatttaattttgcaagtGAAACCGAAGCTATTACATTAAG AAATATACTTCTTGGAAAGTTAAATGCTAAACGTCAGAGAAGGCAAGAGAGGAAAGCAAAAGAAATGCAAGGTAGTAGTACTTTGCCTTGGAAGAATCAAAGTAGCATATCACCCTTTACTGTCACATCAGGTTCATCGGGTAATTTGTCGAATGGTGTGCCTGCTGCCACAGTTGGTGTTAATAGAAGCGCTTCTAGCAGTTCAATGTAcaaaactaaaaagaaaaaaagtgaactAGATCTTAAGCGCAAGTTAACTAAGGATGATATCAGTCTCCCTTCTAACTTCag ACATGTGGCACACTTAGGTTGGGATGTAAATAGTAAAGGTCTGGAATTAGATTCTGTAGATTCAgaattacaacaattttttaataacgctGGTGTTTCGGAATATGAACTCCAAGATAAAGGCACTCGGAagtttatttatgattttattgaaaGGAATGGAGGTATGAGCGCAGTGCAAGAAGATATTCGACCATTAGCCAATACAAAAAATAGTAATCAGCCTCCTGTTCTGCCGCAGAGGCAGGAATATCCTCCACCTGTTCCAGCACGAACAATACCT CATCAAACACGCACTGCTCCACCTTTACCTCCAAATCGTTTTAATACATCTGCATTACCAAGTGTGGCATCCAGCCTACCTCCGAGTGCATCTTTAAATACTTCGCCGAATGTTGTGTCAAGTTCACACAGAACTTTACCATCAAGACCACCTCCACCAACTATAACATCGGCACCAGCTCTTCCTCCACCTCCGCCTCCACCTCCATTACCAGCTCTTTCGAAGATTAGTATGAATATTCCCACACCACCGCCTCCACCACCTTTACCAGACTTAAGTAGTACCAACAACACAACAATGAATACAAACGTtactaataacaataatgagGAATTGATCACTGATCTTAGACCAATGCTCATGGAATCTATTAGAAGCGGTACAACTTTAAAG aaagttgATAAGGCAGAAATAAAACCAGCATTAGTTGAAGATTCAAGGGGAGAGTTACTACGACAGATACGTGAGGGAATTGAATTGAAACCTGTTCGAAACGAAGCAAAACCGAATATAGTACCTGCACCTCGTGGTGGCTTGGCCGACGCATTATCTAGAGCTTTGGCCGAACGATCTCGTGCAATTCATAGTGAAAGCGAAGAAACTACTAGTGATACCTCCGATGACGACGAATGGGATGATTAA